One genomic segment of Bradyrhizobium diazoefficiens includes these proteins:
- a CDS encoding aminotransferase, whose translation MGIELHPDADASVAHATYPGCLDSTTRRGLFGEVMAGLVTEHYQSKYVGEHPWYIPVYLFRFHEDVEQYLFAFARDARRLRATYGRRGSDFLALVLDSDGAVTRFIAGEAKWRAALRKSAVDKLMLDLIDCPDTGDKIPSGKGIWAQLNTDMGVPHGLRQLQRILRDREPDAFSATILSLDKILTAQNPVVVPRTNLVVIVGNDVPSRGGEGHSLIPWKKCPEDYKAPHDLQIVEVILNDGEHLIDAVYDSLWAR comes from the coding sequence ATGGGCATCGAGTTGCATCCTGATGCGGATGCTTCTGTAGCTCACGCGACCTATCCAGGATGTCTCGATAGCACGACGCGTCGTGGATTGTTCGGTGAAGTAATGGCTGGGCTTGTCACCGAGCATTATCAATCGAAGTACGTCGGAGAACATCCCTGGTACATCCCAGTCTACTTGTTTCGTTTCCACGAGGACGTCGAACAGTATCTTTTTGCCTTCGCCAGAGATGCTAGGCGCCTGCGCGCCACCTACGGCCGGCGGGGTTCTGACTTCCTGGCGTTGGTGTTGGACTCAGATGGTGCGGTGACCAGATTCATCGCGGGCGAGGCAAAGTGGCGTGCTGCGCTGCGGAAATCGGCCGTCGACAAGTTGATGCTCGATCTAATCGACTGCCCGGATACCGGCGATAAAATACCGAGTGGCAAAGGCATATGGGCTCAGCTCAACACCGATATGGGCGTGCCGCACGGACTGCGTCAGCTCCAGCGAATCCTGCGCGATCGCGAGCCCGACGCCTTCTCGGCGACGATCCTGTCGCTTGACAAGATTCTCACCGCTCAGAATCCGGTGGTGGTGCCGCGTACCAATCTTGTCGTGATAGTTGGCAATGACGTTCCGTCGCGTGGCGGCGAGGGACATAGCCTGATACCATGGAAAAAGTGTCCTGAAGATTATAAGGCGCCGCACGATCTGCAGATCGTCGAGGTCATCCTCAATGATGGCGAACATCTCATCGATGCTGTCTACGACAGCCTCTGGGCGCGATAA
- a CDS encoding nuclear transport factor 2 family protein, giving the protein MTTTAMLRAFCDAVEQRNGRAFAELFTEDGIYHDVFYGAFEGRAKIAVMIDDWFYRTATDFRWDMHDPVTDGSTLYARYTFSYRSTLPEANGARAMFEGVAIMTLRDGKIARYHEVANTAPAFVDLKFAPERIVKIVAKQGAELKARPEMKRHLA; this is encoded by the coding sequence ATGACCACAACTGCGATGCTGCGCGCCTTTTGCGATGCCGTCGAGCAGCGCAACGGCCGCGCCTTTGCTGAGCTCTTCACCGAGGACGGCATCTATCACGATGTCTTCTACGGCGCCTTCGAAGGCCGCGCGAAGATCGCCGTGATGATCGACGACTGGTTCTATCGCACGGCGACCGATTTCCGCTGGGACATGCACGATCCCGTCACGGACGGCAGCACGCTCTATGCGCGCTACACGTTCAGCTATCGCTCGACCTTGCCGGAAGCGAACGGCGCGCGGGCGATGTTCGAGGGCGTCGCGATCATGACGCTGCGCGACGGCAAGATCGCCCGTTATCACGAGGTCGCCAACACCGCGCCGGCGTTTGTCGATTTGAAATTTGCGCCTGAGCGCATTGTCAAGATCGTCGCCAAGCAGGGCGCGGAGCTGAAGGCCCGGCCGGAGATGAAGCGGCATTTGGCGTAG
- a CDS encoding glutathione S-transferase family protein — translation MFTLFHHPFCPHSRFIRLIAGEYGLDLKLVEERSWERREAFLLLNAAGTTPVLVDDEQPPIPGAAIIAEYVDEAYGAEMGPKRLMPETIAERVEVRRLMAWFNEKFFEEVSHPLVTERIYKRFMSEDNGGGAPSADVMRAAKANVRYHLAYIGWLAQTRNFLAGDRLTYADLAAAAHLSAIDYLGDVPWSEDDAAKAWYARVKSRPSFRPLLSEWLAGVPASRTYVDLDF, via the coding sequence ATGTTTACGCTGTTTCATCATCCGTTCTGTCCGCATTCGCGCTTCATCCGCCTGATCGCGGGCGAATACGGGCTCGATCTGAAGCTGGTCGAGGAGCGCAGCTGGGAACGGCGCGAGGCATTTCTGCTGCTCAATGCCGCCGGCACGACGCCCGTGCTGGTGGACGACGAGCAGCCGCCGATCCCGGGCGCGGCCATCATCGCCGAATATGTCGATGAGGCCTATGGCGCCGAGATGGGACCCAAGCGCCTGATGCCGGAGACGATTGCCGAGCGCGTCGAGGTGCGCCGGCTGATGGCCTGGTTCAACGAAAAGTTCTTCGAGGAGGTCTCGCATCCGCTCGTCACCGAGCGCATCTACAAGCGCTTCATGAGCGAGGACAATGGCGGCGGCGCACCCTCGGCCGACGTGATGCGCGCGGCGAAGGCCAATGTACGCTATCATCTGGCCTATATCGGCTGGCTGGCGCAGACGCGCAATTTCCTCGCCGGCGACCGGCTCACTTACGCGGATCTCGCCGCCGCGGCGCATCTCTCGGCGATCGACTATCTGGGCGACGTGCCATGGAGCGAGGACGACGCAGCAAAGGCGTGGTACGCGCGGGTGAAATCCCGCCCGTCGTTCCGTCCGCTGCTGAGCGAATGGCTGGCAGGCGTGCCGGCGTCGCGGACCTATGTGGACCTGGATTTCTGA
- the queG gene encoding tRNA epoxyqueuosine(34) reductase QueG, with protein sequence MAGRRAGVADLCGPGFLSATDLSELKAKLTAEAKALGFDCIGVTEPGTIETAGKYFLEFIASGGHGDMDWLAASPERRVDPRGLWADVRSVIMLGVNYGPDQDPLAILKQRTRAAISVYAQGDDYHDLVKKRLKALARWLVAAVPSEVKVFVDTAAVMEKPLAQAAHLGWQGKHTNLVSREFGSWLFLGAIYTTLELPRDDAEIDHCGSCRACLDICPTAAFPAPYKLDARRCISYLTIENKGPIPREFRRSLGNRIYGCDDCLAACPWNKFAQEGREAKLAARDELRAPGLAELSRLDDAAFRTLFTKSPVKRIGRDRFLRNVLIAIGNSGEVALAGEARRLLEDASPLVRGAAVWALSQLASPDEFEALKANAIATEQDEGVREEWRAAS encoded by the coding sequence ATGGCTGGCAGGCGTGCCGGCGTCGCGGACCTATGTGGACCTGGATTTCTGAGCGCTACCGATCTGTCTGAATTGAAGGCGAAGTTGACGGCTGAGGCAAAGGCGCTCGGCTTCGACTGCATCGGCGTGACCGAGCCCGGCACGATCGAAACTGCCGGCAAATACTTCCTCGAATTCATCGCATCAGGCGGCCATGGCGACATGGACTGGCTGGCCGCAAGCCCCGAGCGCCGGGTCGATCCGCGCGGGCTGTGGGCCGACGTGCGCAGCGTGATCATGCTCGGCGTCAATTACGGGCCCGACCAGGATCCGCTCGCGATCCTGAAGCAGCGCACGCGCGCGGCGATCTCGGTCTATGCGCAGGGCGACGATTATCACGACCTCGTTAAGAAGCGCCTGAAGGCGCTGGCGCGCTGGCTGGTCGCCGCCGTGCCGTCGGAGGTGAAGGTGTTCGTCGACACCGCCGCTGTGATGGAGAAGCCGCTGGCGCAGGCCGCGCATCTGGGCTGGCAGGGCAAGCACACCAACCTGGTCTCGCGCGAGTTCGGCTCCTGGCTGTTTCTCGGCGCGATCTACACCACGCTGGAGCTGCCGCGCGACGATGCCGAGATCGATCATTGCGGCTCGTGCCGGGCGTGTCTCGACATCTGCCCGACCGCGGCCTTCCCCGCGCCCTACAAGCTCGATGCGCGGCGCTGCATCTCGTATCTGACCATCGAGAACAAGGGACCGATCCCGCGCGAATTTCGCAGGAGCCTCGGCAATCGCATCTATGGCTGCGACGATTGCCTCGCGGCGTGCCCCTGGAACAAATTTGCGCAGGAGGGACGGGAAGCCAAGCTCGCCGCGCGTGACGAATTGCGTGCGCCCGGCCTGGCCGAGCTGTCACGACTGGACGACGCCGCGTTCCGCACGCTGTTCACGAAGTCCCCGGTGAAGCGCATCGGACGCGATCGATTTTTGCGCAACGTCCTGATCGCAATCGGCAACTCTGGTGAGGTGGCGCTGGCCGGAGAGGCTCGGCGCTTGCTGGAGGATGCGAGTCCGCTGGTCCGTGGGGCTGCGGTGTGGGCGCTGAGCCAGTTGGCGTCGCCAGATGAGTTTGAAGCGCTCAAGGCCAACGCAATTGCCACCGAGCAAGACGAGGGCGTACGCGAGGAGTGGCGAGCCGCTTCCTGA
- a CDS encoding undecaprenyl-diphosphate phosphatase: MSDTIRAVILGIIEGVTEFLPVSSTGHLLLAERFFGLGEGAFWDSFTVLIQLGAILAIVGLYFKKLWDVAIGTFTGDVYARRFVIGVLVAFLPAVVVGLVAGKYIKSVLFNPWVVCFTLIVGGAILLWVDKLDLKPREHDATKFPLLTYLYIGIAQCVAMIPGVSRSGASIVAAMFLGADKRAAAEFSFFLAIPTMIGAFAYDFYKNRSEMTMDHMGIVAIGFVVSFVTAIIVVKTFLEYVTRHGFVVFAWWRVIIGTLGLIALALGH; the protein is encoded by the coding sequence ATGTCAGACACAATACGGGCAGTGATCCTCGGCATCATCGAGGGTGTGACCGAGTTCCTTCCCGTGTCCTCGACCGGCCATTTGCTGCTTGCGGAGCGCTTCTTCGGCCTCGGCGAAGGCGCGTTCTGGGATTCGTTTACGGTTCTGATCCAGCTCGGCGCAATCCTCGCGATCGTCGGGCTGTACTTCAAAAAGCTCTGGGACGTTGCGATCGGCACGTTCACCGGCGATGTCTATGCGCGCCGCTTCGTGATCGGCGTGCTGGTGGCGTTCCTGCCGGCGGTGGTCGTCGGCCTCGTCGCCGGCAAATACATCAAGAGCGTGCTGTTCAATCCGTGGGTCGTGTGCTTCACGCTGATCGTTGGCGGCGCCATCCTGCTCTGGGTCGACAAGCTCGACCTCAAGCCGCGCGAGCATGACGCCACCAAGTTTCCGCTGCTGACGTATCTCTATATCGGCATTGCGCAGTGCGTCGCCATGATCCCGGGCGTGTCGCGCTCCGGCGCCAGCATCGTCGCCGCGATGTTCCTCGGCGCCGACAAGCGCGCGGCGGCGGAATTCTCGTTCTTCCTCGCCATCCCCACCATGATCGGCGCGTTCGCCTACGATTTTTACAAGAACCGTTCCGAGATGACGATGGACCATATGGGCATCGTCGCGATCGGCTTCGTGGTGTCGTTCGTCACCGCGATCATCGTGGTGAAGACGTTCCTGGAATACGTCACCCGCCACGGCTTCGTGGTGTTCGCCTGGTGGCGCGTTATCATCGGCACGCTCGGCCTGATCGCGCTGGCGCTGGGACATTAA
- a CDS encoding SDR family oxidoreductase, with the protein MTSRKIALVLGGSSDIGRAAARAFARAGYDVGLAGRDVTALEPDAADLRARYNVEVGLYKFDVLDTASFDGFVSGLPVLPDVIISIVGLLGVQQNAESDLAHATTIMRSNYEGPSLILGLFAEKFLARGTGTIVGVSSVAGDRGRASNYVYGSAKAGFSAFLSGLRARASRGGVHVVTVKPGFVRTKMTEGMKLIGPLTVEAPVVGDAILNAVENKTDVVYVSGKWRLVMLIMKALPEAVFKKLKF; encoded by the coding sequence GTGACGTCACGCAAGATCGCACTTGTGCTCGGTGGCTCCTCCGATATCGGCCGCGCCGCGGCGCGCGCCTTTGCCAGGGCTGGATACGATGTCGGCCTTGCAGGCCGCGACGTCACTGCGCTGGAGCCCGACGCCGCTGATCTGCGCGCGCGCTACAATGTCGAGGTCGGCCTCTATAAGTTCGACGTGCTCGACACCGCTTCGTTCGATGGTTTTGTGAGTGGCCTTCCCGTCTTGCCCGATGTCATCATCTCGATCGTCGGCCTGCTCGGCGTGCAGCAGAATGCCGAGAGCGATCTCGCGCACGCGACCACGATCATGCGCTCGAACTACGAGGGGCCGTCGCTGATCCTCGGCCTGTTCGCCGAAAAGTTTCTGGCGCGCGGCACCGGCACCATCGTCGGCGTGTCCTCCGTCGCCGGCGATCGCGGCCGCGCCTCGAACTATGTCTACGGCTCGGCGAAAGCCGGCTTCTCCGCCTTCCTCTCGGGCCTGCGCGCCCGCGCCAGCCGCGGCGGCGTGCACGTCGTCACAGTGAAGCCTGGGTTCGTTCGCACCAAAATGACGGAAGGCATGAAGCTGATCGGCCCGCTCACGGTGGAAGCGCCTGTCGTCGGCGATGCCATCCTCAACGCCGTCGAGAACAAGACCGACGTCGTCTACGTCAGCGGCAAATGGCGCCTCGTGATGCTGATCATGAAGGCGCTGCCCGAGGCGGTGTTCAAGAAATTGAAGTTTTGA
- a CDS encoding tyrosine-type recombinase/integrase, with protein sequence MRKIVGKREEKVSLQTRDPGEAKQRFAKALAELEARWANLRAGPKLLTEREAHQLALVAYDQWLQMYRDNPSQQTGWDVVAGDRLFGPPQTRELRLAASQRVLDGAPELPEDKIFRMEQTCLDAADGYLTANGIFINFENRRTMARALGAAMQRASVLLAKLARGEGEFSSVSRQIQLPRGDAMAERGKVALESGASNGSLSALVEDWWKEAKAAGRKQSTYESYQKTTMKLVAFLKHDEAGRVTPEDIVRFKDHRLRGGASAKTVKDSDLAGLKTVFGWAVMNRRMHSNPAEGLTIKVGKSRKLRSKGFYDREATAILKHARNSAAGRAAPKLALAKRWVPWLCAFTGARVGEMLQLRKEDVRREGKDWVVHVTPEAGPVKTDEARDVVLHRQIIEEGFPEFYERSSRGYLFIDPKAGDLGVRKAVKTARNKVNAFVREVLKDPNVDPSHGWRHRFKTIGIEQEVAMRVLDAIQGHAPRNASEDYGDVTIAAKAKAVDRFPNIDVC encoded by the coding sequence TTGCGTAAGATCGTCGGCAAGCGCGAGGAGAAAGTAAGCCTTCAAACCCGCGATCCAGGCGAGGCGAAACAGCGCTTCGCGAAGGCGCTTGCCGAGCTCGAGGCTCGGTGGGCCAACCTACGCGCAGGGCCAAAACTGCTGACTGAACGTGAGGCGCATCAACTTGCCCTCGTCGCCTACGATCAGTGGCTGCAGATGTACAGGGATAACCCAAGCCAACAGACCGGTTGGGATGTCGTGGCCGGAGATCGGCTGTTTGGCCCCCCACAGACAAGGGAGCTGAGACTTGCTGCGTCTCAACGGGTGTTGGATGGCGCCCCGGAATTGCCGGAGGACAAGATTTTCCGGATGGAACAGACGTGTTTGGATGCTGCTGACGGCTATCTGACGGCCAACGGGATCTTTATCAATTTTGAGAACCGCCGAACCATGGCCCGCGCACTCGGCGCCGCCATGCAGCGTGCCAGCGTACTTTTGGCAAAACTGGCAAGAGGCGAAGGCGAATTCTCGTCCGTTTCTCGACAGATCCAACTCCCGCGAGGAGACGCTATGGCAGAACGAGGAAAGGTCGCCTTGGAGTCTGGCGCCTCTAACGGGTCGCTGTCGGCATTGGTCGAGGATTGGTGGAAGGAGGCGAAGGCCGCCGGTCGCAAACAGAGTACCTATGAGAGCTATCAGAAGACGACGATGAAGCTCGTGGCCTTCCTGAAGCATGACGAGGCGGGCCGCGTAACGCCGGAGGACATAGTCCGCTTCAAGGATCACCGGCTGCGGGGCGGCGCGAGTGCGAAGACCGTGAAGGACAGTGACCTAGCCGGCCTAAAGACGGTGTTTGGCTGGGCAGTCATGAACCGCCGCATGCACTCCAACCCTGCCGAAGGACTTACCATCAAGGTCGGCAAATCGCGCAAACTTAGGTCAAAGGGATTTTACGACCGAGAAGCAACCGCCATTCTCAAGCACGCCCGGAATTCTGCTGCTGGGAGGGCTGCTCCGAAGCTGGCGTTGGCCAAGCGGTGGGTGCCGTGGTTGTGTGCGTTCACGGGAGCGCGGGTAGGCGAGATGCTTCAGCTTCGCAAAGAGGACGTTCGCCGTGAAGGCAAAGATTGGGTCGTGCACGTGACGCCCGAGGCGGGCCCCGTGAAGACTGACGAAGCCAGAGATGTGGTGCTGCATCGGCAAATCATCGAAGAAGGTTTTCCAGAGTTTTATGAGAGGTCCTCAAGAGGCTATCTATTCATTGACCCCAAAGCTGGAGATCTTGGCGTTCGCAAGGCGGTGAAGACAGCGCGGAATAAGGTCAACGCCTTCGTGCGCGAGGTTCTGAAGGACCCGAACGTTGATCCGAGCCATGGCTGGCGCCATCGTTTTAAGACTATCGGCATTGAGCAAGAGGTGGCCATGCGGGTGCTCGATGCCATACAGGGGCACGCACCGCGCAATGCTTCTGAGGATTACGGGGACGTAACCATTGCTGCGAAGGCGAAGGCCGTCGACCGGTTCCCAAACATTGACGTTTGTTGA
- a CDS encoding acyl-CoA thioesterase domain-containing protein, with product MTNMPFFTREGDTFHPTEVANGPWDPKSLHGRVIVGLLGFAIEERHSGPEFVPARLTVDMFRLPTIDKPIEVTTRLVRDGLRIRVVEAEFVSGGVSMARASCQLLRRTQNPEGNVWSPPNWDVPKPADIPKPTDPRLGMNGKWATRPIVGHMGSLGPRRLWMSEVRELVAGVPMTPFVHVATGADFASPFANAGDKGLGYINSDVTIYLHRLPVTNWIGFEVVNHQATDGIAIGECWLYDEKGAIGTATVAALAQRKPMAKPAAP from the coding sequence ATGACAAACATGCCTTTCTTCACCCGCGAGGGCGATACATTCCATCCGACGGAAGTGGCCAACGGTCCGTGGGATCCGAAATCGCTGCACGGTCGCGTCATCGTCGGCCTGCTCGGCTTCGCCATCGAGGAGCGCCATTCGGGGCCTGAATTCGTGCCGGCGCGGCTCACCGTCGACATGTTCCGGCTGCCGACCATCGACAAGCCGATTGAGGTGACGACGCGGCTTGTGCGCGACGGTCTGCGCATTCGGGTCGTGGAGGCGGAGTTTGTCTCCGGCGGCGTCAGCATGGCGCGCGCCTCGTGCCAGTTGCTGCGGCGGACGCAGAATCCTGAAGGCAACGTGTGGTCGCCGCCGAACTGGGACGTGCCGAAGCCAGCCGACATTCCAAAACCGACCGATCCCCGGCTCGGCATGAACGGCAAATGGGCGACGCGGCCCATCGTCGGCCACATGGGCTCGCTCGGTCCGCGCCGGCTCTGGATGAGCGAGGTGCGCGAGCTCGTCGCCGGCGTGCCGATGACGCCATTCGTGCATGTCGCCACCGGCGCTGATTTCGCCAGCCCGTTCGCCAATGCCGGCGACAAGGGGCTCGGCTACATCAACAGCGACGTGACGATCTACCTGCACCGGCTGCCGGTGACGAACTGGATCGGTTTCGAGGTGGTGAACCACCAGGCCACGGACGGCATCGCGATTGGCGAATGCTGGCTCTATGACGAAAAGGGCGCGATCGGCACCGCGACAGTGGCCGCGCTGGCGCAGCGCAAGCCGATGGCGAAGCCGGCGGCGCCGTAA
- a CDS encoding complex I NDUFA9 subunit family protein has translation MASNLDTLVTVFGGSGFLGRNVVRALCKRDYRVRVAVRRPELAGYLQPSGKLGQVHAVQANLRYPASVEAALRDSHVAINLVGVLAESGAQTFDAVQAKGAETVAKAAAAVGASLIHVSAIGADAQSPSRYARAKAAGEAAVLAAVPSATIFRPSVMFGPEDQFTNRFAALARISPVLPLIGGSTRMQPVYVGDVATAIADAVDGKAKAGATYELGGPEVLTMREIIEAILEITDRERMLVPLPFGLARFQANFLQFAPGAFKLTPDQVTLLERDNVVSDAAKAAGLTLEGLGITADSLEAIAPQYLWRFRPQGQFQRMGV, from the coding sequence ATGGCATCGAATCTGGACACGCTGGTCACGGTTTTCGGCGGATCGGGGTTTTTGGGCCGGAATGTCGTCCGCGCCCTGTGCAAGCGGGATTACCGGGTCCGTGTTGCGGTACGGCGGCCGGAACTGGCCGGATACCTCCAGCCCTCCGGCAAGCTCGGGCAGGTCCACGCCGTCCAGGCCAATCTGCGCTATCCGGCCTCGGTCGAGGCGGCGCTGCGCGATTCGCATGTCGCGATCAATCTCGTGGGGGTGCTGGCTGAGAGTGGCGCCCAGACCTTCGACGCGGTCCAGGCCAAGGGCGCCGAGACCGTCGCCAAGGCGGCCGCAGCGGTGGGTGCGAGCCTGATCCATGTCTCGGCGATCGGCGCCGACGCGCAATCGCCCTCGCGCTATGCCAGAGCCAAGGCGGCCGGCGAAGCCGCCGTCTTGGCGGCGGTGCCGTCGGCGACGATCTTCCGCCCGTCCGTGATGTTCGGCCCCGAGGACCAGTTCACCAACCGCTTTGCGGCGCTGGCCCGGATCTCGCCGGTGCTGCCGCTGATCGGCGGGAGCACGCGGATGCAGCCGGTCTATGTCGGCGACGTCGCCACCGCGATCGCCGATGCGGTCGACGGCAAGGCCAAGGCGGGGGCGACCTACGAGCTCGGCGGTCCGGAAGTGCTGACGATGCGCGAGATCATCGAGGCCATCCTTGAGATCACCGACCGCGAGCGCATGCTCGTGCCGCTGCCGTTCGGCCTTGCCCGTTTCCAGGCCAACTTCCTGCAATTCGCGCCGGGCGCGTTCAAGCTGACGCCGGACCAGGTCACGCTGCTCGAGCGCGACAACGTCGTGTCGGATGCGGCCAAGGCCGCCGGGCTGACGCTGGAAGGCCTCGGCATCACGGCCGATTCGCTGGAAGCGATTGCCCCGCAATATCTCTGGCGCTTTCGCCCGCAGGGCCAGTTCCAGCGCATGGGCGTGTGA
- a CDS encoding IS4 family transposase has protein sequence MKIRPEILDHWPEVSARLPGGFDLEATARLRGAFTRAREIKNAETLLRLALAYGGLGMSLRETCVWAEAGGIVRLSDPSLLDRLCKAAPWLGDIVAALIAEQAKMTAGSWVGYRLRALDGTSICEPGADRTTWRLHVGYDLATGQVDQLELTDVHGAENLQRLTYAHGDIVLGDRYYARPRDLRPVIEAGADFIVRTGWNSLRLLQANGEPFDLFAALAAQSEQESELQVRVHEGQTKTPPPEPLILRLVVRRKPPEQAETERKRLLKDAKKRGKQPDPRSLEAAKYILLLTSLPVATFPPADVLALYRFRWQIELAFKRFKSLAGLDMLPAKKPELARAWIYARLIVAIIAEQIAGQVPDSFPSEFGTTTSKPIALAPHEDRPGDRSCRHSWTTSLAGFL, from the coding sequence ATGAAGATTCGTCCTGAGATTCTGGATCATTGGCCGGAGGTGAGTGCGCGACTTCCGGGAGGCTTCGACCTGGAAGCCACGGCGCGGTTACGCGGAGCCTTTACCCGGGCGCGGGAGATTAAGAACGCCGAGACGCTGTTGCGGTTGGCGCTTGCCTATGGCGGCTTGGGCATGTCGCTGCGTGAGACGTGTGTGTGGGCGGAAGCCGGCGGCATCGTCCGTTTGTCCGATCCATCACTGCTCGATCGGCTGTGTAAAGCCGCGCCCTGGCTTGGTGACATTGTGGCTGCGCTGATCGCCGAACAGGCCAAAATGACGGCGGGGAGCTGGGTTGGGTATCGCCTGCGTGCACTCGACGGAACCTCGATCTGCGAACCGGGAGCTGACCGTACGACGTGGCGGCTGCACGTCGGCTACGATCTGGCAACGGGTCAGGTTGATCAGCTTGAGCTAACCGACGTGCATGGCGCGGAGAATCTTCAGCGCCTCACCTACGCACACGGCGATATCGTGCTGGGCGACCGCTATTATGCGAGGCCGCGCGATCTGCGGCCGGTGATCGAAGCCGGTGCAGACTTCATCGTGCGGACTGGCTGGAACTCGTTGCGCCTGTTGCAGGCCAATGGCGAGCCCTTTGATCTGTTTGCCGCTCTCGCGGCTCAGTCGGAACAGGAAAGCGAGCTGCAAGTTCGCGTCCACGAGGGCCAGACAAAGACTCCACCGCCGGAGCCGCTGATCCTGCGCCTCGTCGTGCGACGCAAGCCGCCGGAGCAGGCCGAAACCGAGCGAAAGCGCCTGCTCAAGGATGCCAAGAAGCGCGGCAAGCAACCCGATCCACGCAGTCTCGAGGCGGCGAAGTACATTCTTCTCCTTACCTCGCTGCCAGTCGCCACCTTCCCACCGGCCGATGTCCTCGCCCTCTATCGCTTCCGCTGGCAGATCGAGCTGGCATTCAAGCGGTTCAAGAGCTTAGCCGGGCTCGACATGCTGCCAGCCAAGAAGCCTGAACTTGCGCGGGCGTGGATCTACGCCAGACTGATCGTCGCCATCATCGCTGAACAGATCGCCGGGCAAGTCCCGGACTCTTTCCCCTCTGAGTTCGGAACCACCACAAGCAAGCCCATCGCGTTGGCGCCTCATGAAGATCGCCCTGGCGACCGTTCGTGCCGCCATTCGTGGACCACTTCTCTGGCAGGCTTTCTGTAA
- a CDS encoding FAD-binding oxidoreductase has product MTLVSGWGRFPVVDSDVLRPRSFAAVDEAVMAGSVARGNGRAYGDAAIGAVRTIGMTGFDRVRSFDAATARVRLEAGVLLSDLIDTFGPRGFLPFVVPGTRFVSVGGAIAADVHGKNHHCEGGFGRYVDSILLRTGQGEVIEASREQNSDAFFATIGGMGLTGIILEATLRLRRAETGWIRERVICASDLDAAMRALDAGDSATYSVAWIDCAARGRDLGRSLIYLGEHARRDELADGAAAFPVGKNPGLGVPFDFPSMTLNRYSIRAFNELYYRMGARRAGGSHVVSLYPYFFPLDAIAEWNRIYGRRGFLQHQCVIPEASARAVLADILDRVARRGDASFLAVLKKLGQGDGILSFPLPGYTLALDFPVKGDILNFLDEIDRLVVGAGGRLYLAKDARQARATFEAGYPALSRFNAIRKSLDPACNIRSKLSQRLFDEV; this is encoded by the coding sequence ATGACTCTCGTCAGCGGCTGGGGGCGTTTTCCGGTCGTCGATAGCGACGTGCTGCGCCCGCGCTCGTTCGCGGCAGTGGACGAAGCTGTGATGGCCGGCTCGGTGGCGCGGGGCAACGGCCGCGCCTATGGCGATGCCGCGATCGGTGCTGTCAGGACGATCGGGATGACCGGGTTCGACCGGGTCAGGTCGTTCGATGCCGCGACCGCGCGCGTCCGTCTCGAAGCCGGCGTGCTGCTGTCGGACCTGATCGACACTTTTGGCCCGCGCGGTTTCCTGCCCTTCGTCGTGCCCGGCACGCGTTTCGTCTCGGTCGGCGGCGCGATTGCCGCCGACGTGCACGGCAAGAACCATCATTGCGAGGGCGGTTTTGGCCGCTATGTCGACAGCATCCTGCTGCGCACCGGACAGGGCGAGGTCATCGAGGCCTCGCGCGAGCAGAACTCCGATGCCTTCTTCGCGACCATCGGCGGCATGGGCCTCACCGGTATCATTCTCGAAGCGACATTGCGGCTGCGCCGGGCCGAAACGGGGTGGATCCGCGAACGCGTGATCTGCGCATCCGATCTCGACGCCGCGATGCGCGCGCTTGATGCTGGCGACTCTGCGACTTATTCGGTGGCGTGGATCGATTGCGCCGCGCGCGGGCGCGATCTCGGCCGCTCGCTGATCTATCTCGGCGAGCACGCGCGCCGCGACGAGCTGGCGGACGGCGCCGCTGCATTTCCGGTCGGCAAGAATCCCGGGCTCGGCGTGCCCTTCGACTTTCCGTCAATGACACTGAACCGTTATAGCATCCGCGCTTTCAACGAGCTCTACTACCGCATGGGCGCGCGGCGCGCCGGCGGCAGCCATGTGGTCTCGCTCTATCCCTACTTCTTTCCGCTCGACGCGATCGCCGAGTGGAATCGCATCTATGGCAGGCGCGGCTTCCTCCAGCATCAATGCGTGATCCCGGAAGCCAGCGCGCGCGCCGTGCTCGCTGACATCCTCGACCGCGTTGCGCGTCGCGGCGATGCCTCCTTCCTCGCGGTGCTCAAAAAACTCGGCCAGGGCGACGGTATCCTGTCGTTCCCGCTGCCCGGCTACACGCTGGCGCTGGATTTCCCGGTGAAGGGCGACATCTTGAATTTTCTCGACGAGATCGACCGCCTCGTCGTGGGGGCCGGCGGCCGGCTCTACCTGGCGAAAGACGCGCGCCAGGCGCGCGCGACGTTCGAGGCCGGCTATCCCGCCCTGTCGCGCTTCAACGCGATCCGCAAATCGCTCGATCCCGCCTGCAACATCCGCTCCAAACTTTCACAACGCCTGTTCGATGAGGTGTAA